TATGGCCAGAGGAAATGCATCTGTGGCATCCTTCGACAGCCCATGAAATGCCTCCCTTGCCCCCCGGATATCCGCCACACCAACCAAATCCAGCAAATTCATTTCCTGGATTTCTTCAAGGAAGCATTGGGTATCGTGCGAATTAAGACCCATTCTAAATTCAAGCTCCTCTCAGGGTGTCAGTCATTTGCTATGCCTCATACTCCAAAGAGCCATCAATTATGTTGGGTGAAATATCAGTCCCACAATGCACATGCTGCCATGTTGCCATTGTTACCTGGTCCAGATTCTAGCACCTTCCCGGATATGCGCTCAAAGCACCTCAAAGGAGTGCAAACAAGAAGAGGATATTAGTAGACTAAGGCTTTGGCAATATGAAGCGTTCAAGCCCTTTCAGCACCATTGTGCTGGTTTCCTCCGTCTCCAGGTCAATCACACGAATGACGTGGTTATTGGTATCAGCCACATAGAGCTTGCCACCGGCTGCATCAATACCGCCCGGCTCGTAGAATAGAGGAGCATTCCCGTCACGCCACCCGTGGCTATCGCCCAGAAATGTCCTCACCTCTTTTGTCTCTGGATCAACACGCTTGATTTTGCTGTTGTAGGTGTCAGCCACATAGAGCATGTTCTCATAATAAACGATCCCGAGAGGATGCTGCAGACGGGCATCGCGGCCAACGCCGTCTATGTCACCAAAATCAAATAGACTCGCTCCACTGCCCACCAGCGTGCCAACCCGGCCGTTGCTGCGGCTGATATCTGCCCAGCGTATGGAACTTCCCTCAGAGTCAGCAAAGTAGAGGCGTCCTTTACCGTCCAGTGTCAGTCCGCTTGGCTGAGCGAGCTCTGCATCAGCCAGCGGCCCGTCTCTAGTCCCTTCACGGCCACTACCCGCCAAGGGGCTGATCATCTTGCTGGACAAATCCATGGCCCAAATCTGGTGCGCCCCCGCCATGGCAATGTAAAGCTGATCGCCAGCCAACTCCAGGTCCCATGGAGAGTTGAGAGCCACATCAGGTGCCACACTACCCTCTCGCGGATACCAGTCTGCCTGAAAGCCAAGACCAACCAGCGTACTGACTTCTTCTGTTAGAAGATTAGCAACACGCACGGCGTGATTCCCGGTGTCAGCTACATAAAGTGCTTGACCATCCCCTGACAGCACCATCCCCTGGGGGTGATCAAGGGTGACTTCCCGGAAGTCGCCATCCCCAAAGCCAGCGTGTCCATTGCCAATAGCGTTCAGCACTTCACCACTGGCGATATCAGCCACTACAATGCGGTGGTGATTGGTATCAGCAATAAAGAGACGGGCGCCTGCTTCGTCAGCCAGAATTTTTCCGGGAAACGAAAGGGCATTTTCAGGCACGGATTCTTGCTGCAGAGATTGAACGATTGGAACGCCTCTGTTCCCAGAATCTTTCGTCAGTGATTGAACGATTGGTTTGAAGACATGATAAACACCCTCACCACTGTATCTACTGACCACCTTACCTGCCGGATCAATTATGAAGAGGGTAGGCCAGGCCTGCACACCCCAGGCGCGCCACACTTTGAAATCACGGTCATTAACAACGGGATGCTCCAGCCCGTACCGCAGAATGATCCGGCGGATATTCTCTGTAACACTTTCGTTCGCAAACTTGGCAGAGTGAACGCCTATCACCACTAACTCATTGGGATATTCCTTTTCCAAACGCTTCAAGTCTGGAATGACATGCATGCAGTTGATGCAACCATATGTCCAGAAATCCAGGATGACCACCTTACCCCTGAGCTGTGCCAGTGTGATAGGCCCGTCAGTATTCAACCAGTCCAGACCTGCTGGAAACTCTGGAGTAGAATTTGCGCCTGCAGCAGAAGATTCTGGTGGCATAACAATCAATCTCAATCAAAAGAACTTTATGTTAAGTCTCAATTGCATCCCCACTGTCTAAGGAGGCTAGATCCCGGCAGCTAGTATACCAACCCGTCTCAGACCATCGATGATCATGCTTACGGCGATAGCTGCCAGCAAGAGGCTGAACACCTTGGATACTGCCTTGATGCCACCCTGTCCCAGAAAGCTGGCAAACCAGTTACTCAGCATAAAGACAATCCAGGCTACAAGAATATTCAGAGCGAAAGAGAGCAGTACCATATACAGTGGAAACTGAGTCGCCAGGAGCAATAGCGCGGTTATCGTGGCTGGACCCACTGTCAGAGGAGTGCCAATAGGAACCACAGCCACCATTTCCTCTTTGATAGCCTCCACGACCTGGCCTGTTAATATAAAGCGGATGGAAAGGACTAGTAGAATGAGGCCGCCTCCAATAGCAAAGGAGCCTACAGGAATACCCATCAGGTTCAAAACGAACCTGCCCAAGAATAGAAAGGCCAGCCCCACAATAGCTGCTGTAAAGACAGCAACCAGAACCATCCTGTTTCTCTCACTCCTGGCCATCCCCTCGCTCATGCTGATGACGAATGGCAAGTTACCAAAAGCATCGATGACTATGAAGAGAGGTACAAAGGTCTTGATGAATTGCTCTGCCCAGCTATATTCCATCTTTCAGCCCGCCTTGAATCGGTCTTTGATGATAGAACGTCATAGTGTATAATGTCAAAGAGTGCCTGGTTTGGCACTAAGTGTCCGACCTGGTATCTGCAGCAAGAACGAGGATTCTTCAGACTCGAACGAATGATAGATGAACGCCGCATCGTAATAACCGGGATTGGCCTCACGGCACCAAACGGGAATACCCTGGCGGAATTCAGAGAGAATCTGCTCGCAGGCAAAGCTGGCGTAGGGAAAATCGAAACCCATTACATGGGTGAGGTGCTGGCAGGCGTATGTCACTTCGACCCGCTAAAGCATCAAAAGAAGAAGGAACTCCGCCGCGGAACACGCGCGGGATCAATTGCCATCTACTGTGCCCAGGAGGCCATCGCTGATTCAGGACTGGACTTCACTCAACTCGATAAATCCAGAATCGGCGTATACCTTGGGATTACCGAGCATGGCAACGTGGAGACCGAGAACGAGATATACGCCCTCAAACAATATAACTATGACGTCAAATACTGGTCACATCATCACAATCCAAGGACAGTGGCTAACAATCCAGCCGGCGAAATTACCTTGAACATGGGGATTACCGGACCACACTACACATTGGGGGCCGCCTGTGCTGCTGGCAACATAGGCCTCATACACGGCCTGCAGATGCTGCTGCTCGATGAGGTAGACCTGGCCCTGGCGGGCGGAGTCTCGGAGAGCATTCATACCTTCGGTGTATTTGCCAGCTTCAAGAATGAGGGGGCGCTGGCCTCTCATCCTGATCCTCACAAAGCCTGCCGCCCCTTTGACAGGGACAGAAACGGGATCGTTGTCTCGGAGGGCGGTTGTGTCTGCGTTCTGGAGAGACTGAGCGATGCCCTGAAGAGATCGGCCAGAATCTACGGCGAGATCGTTGGTTATGCCATAAACTCGGATGCTTTCGATTTC
This genomic stretch from Chloroflexota bacterium harbors:
- a CDS encoding thioredoxin-like domain-containing protein, which produces MPPESSAAGANSTPEFPAGLDWLNTDGPITLAQLRGKVVILDFWTYGCINCMHVIPDLKRLEKEYPNELVVIGVHSAKFANESVTENIRRIILRYGLEHPVVNDRDFKVWRAWGVQAWPTLFIIDPAGKVVSRYSGEGVYHVFKPIVQSLTKDSGNRGVPIVQSLQQESVPENALSFPGKILADEAGARLFIADTNHHRIVVADIASGEVLNAIGNGHAGFGDGDFREVTLDHPQGMVLSGDGQALYVADTGNHAVRVANLLTEEVSTLVGLGFQADWYPREGSVAPDVALNSPWDLELAGDQLYIAMAGAHQIWAMDLSSKMISPLAGSGREGTRDGPLADAELAQPSGLTLDGKGRLYFADSEGSSIRWADISRSNGRVGTLVGSGASLFDFGDIDGVGRDARLQHPLGIVYYENMLYVADTYNSKIKRVDPETKEVRTFLGDSHGWRDGNAPLFYEPGGIDAAGGKLYVADTNNHVIRVIDLETEETSTMVLKGLERFILPKP
- a CDS encoding MarC family protein yields the protein MEYSWAEQFIKTFVPLFIVIDAFGNLPFVISMSEGMARSERNRMVLVAVFTAAIVGLAFLFLGRFVLNLMGIPVGSFAIGGGLILLVLSIRFILTGQVVEAIKEEMVAVVPIGTPLTVGPATITALLLLATQFPLYMVLLSFALNILVAWIVFMLSNWFASFLGQGGIKAVSKVFSLLLAAIAVSMIIDGLRRVGILAAGI
- a CDS encoding beta-ketoacyl-[acyl-carrier-protein] synthase family protein — translated: MIDERRIVITGIGLTAPNGNTLAEFRENLLAGKAGVGKIETHYMGEVLAGVCHFDPLKHQKKKELRRGTRAGSIAIYCAQEAIADSGLDFTQLDKSRIGVYLGITEHGNVETENEIYALKQYNYDVKYWSHHHNPRTVANNPAGEITLNMGITGPHYTLGAACAAGNIGLIHGLQMLLLDEVDLALAGGVSESIHTFGVFASFKNEGALASHPDPHKACRPFDRDRNGIVVSEGGCVCVLERLSDALKRSARIYGEIVGYAINSDAFDFILPHAPRQAECMNLALKKAGLSAGDIDIISTHATGTQQGDLQECQALRSVFSNASHTYANNTKSFIGHTMGAAGALELAGNLPSFNDHMVHSTINIDNLDPQCAIQNLVINKPIKVDKVDYIMNNSFGMLGINSVVIVKRFGA